From bacterium, one genomic window encodes:
- a CDS encoding adenylosuccinate synthase, translating to MENRVIIGGQWGDEGKGKIVDALSRDVDWVLRYQGGANAGHTIHIGKDKHVLHLVPSGILHEGVRCLLGGGMVIDPWSLRDEIMELEERGYAVRDRLFVSATAALLMPYHKRIDELREARLKRKSIGTTGRGIGPAYLDKIQRTGLRMGDLLLPAENLERKAIEKILSANELLSQTYDAEPLPARVLAEELVVLARSMAPMVVNAYEKLAGVREGTESALFEGAQGTMLDVDHGTFPYVTSSNSTIGGALTGTGLPPRALGEINGIFKAYCTRVGNGPFPSELLGAEGDALREAGGEYGATTGRARRCGWFDLVAGRYAVDINGMTGVIITKLDVLDDLPALQVAVKYELDGREIDIYPVLSEAMPRCHPVYREFPGWEKPTAGARKLQDLPANARKYLEFLEGELGTLIVGVSVGRDREQMIWTPTGVTT from the coding sequence GTGGAAAACCGTGTGATCATCGGTGGCCAGTGGGGCGATGAGGGCAAGGGCAAGATCGTCGACGCCCTCAGCCGGGACGTGGATTGGGTGCTCCGCTACCAGGGGGGCGCCAACGCCGGCCACACCATCCACATCGGCAAGGACAAGCACGTCCTGCATCTGGTGCCGTCCGGCATCCTGCACGAGGGCGTGCGCTGCCTGCTCGGCGGCGGCATGGTCATCGACCCCTGGAGCCTGCGGGACGAGATCATGGAGCTGGAGGAGCGGGGCTACGCCGTGCGCGACCGGCTCTTCGTCTCCGCCACGGCGGCGCTGCTCATGCCCTACCACAAGCGCATCGACGAGCTGCGCGAGGCCCGGCTCAAGCGCAAGAGCATCGGCACCACCGGCCGCGGCATCGGCCCGGCCTACCTGGACAAGATCCAGCGCACCGGCCTGCGCATGGGCGACCTGCTGCTGCCGGCGGAGAACCTCGAGCGCAAGGCCATCGAGAAGATCCTCTCGGCCAACGAGCTGCTGAGCCAGACCTACGACGCCGAGCCCCTGCCGGCGCGGGTCCTGGCCGAGGAACTGGTGGTGCTCGCCCGTTCCATGGCGCCCATGGTGGTCAACGCCTACGAGAAGCTGGCCGGCGTGCGCGAAGGCACGGAGTCGGCCCTTTTCGAGGGCGCCCAGGGGACCATGCTCGACGTCGATCACGGCACCTTCCCCTATGTGACCAGCAGCAACAGCACCATCGGCGGAGCGCTGACCGGCACCGGCCTGCCGCCGCGCGCCCTGGGCGAGATCAACGGCATCTTCAAGGCCTACTGCACGCGGGTGGGCAACGGCCCCTTCCCGAGCGAGCTGCTCGGGGCCGAGGGCGACGCCCTGCGCGAGGCCGGCGGCGAGTACGGCGCCACCACCGGCCGGGCCCGGCGCTGCGGCTGGTTCGATCTCGTGGCCGGACGGTATGCCGTGGACATCAACGGCATGACCGGCGTGATCATCACCAAGCTCGACGTGCTCGACGACCTGCCGGCGCTGCAGGTGGCGGTGAAGTACGAGCTCGACGGCCGGGAGATCGACATCTACCCGGTGCTGAGCGAGGCGATGCCCCGCTGCCATCCGGTGTACCGGGAGTTCCCCGGCTGGGAGAAACCCACCGCCGGCGCCCGCAAGCTGCAGGATCTGCCGGCGAACGCGCGCAAGTACCTCGAGTTCCTCGAGGGCGAACTGGGCACGCTCATTGTCGGCGTCAGCGTCGGCCGCGACCGCGAACAGATGATCTGGACGCCGACGGGCGTCACCACCTGA
- the ysxC gene encoding ribosome biogenesis GTP-binding protein YsxC, whose product ARTSGKPGKTRLWNYFRVAGRFYLVDLPGYGYAKVSKSQRATWREYFPRYLASEDRAIAAIHLLDARHPPSDDDLEVAAWIRAAQVPSAVALTKIDKLGTNERPRRYTEIVSALGMGAEVPVFATSAARRIGRVEMWAWIDALLTANA is encoded by the coding sequence GCCCGCACGAGCGGCAAACCGGGCAAGACACGCCTCTGGAACTACTTCCGTGTCGCCGGCCGGTTCTACCTGGTCGACCTGCCGGGGTACGGCTACGCCAAGGTGAGCAAGTCCCAGCGGGCCACCTGGCGCGAGTACTTCCCGCGCTACCTGGCCAGCGAGGACCGGGCCATCGCGGCGATCCACCTCCTCGACGCCCGCCACCCGCCCAGCGACGACGACCTGGAGGTCGCGGCGTGGATCCGCGCGGCCCAGGTGCCGAGCGCCGTGGCCCTCACCAAGATCGACAAGCTCGGAACCAACGAGCGTCCCCGGCGCTATACGGAGATCGTCTCGGCCCTCGGCATGGGTGCCGAGGTGCCCGTGTTCGCCACCTCGGCGGCCCGGCGCATCGGGCGGGTCGAGATGTGGGCCTGGATCGACGCCCTGCTCACGGCCAATGCCTGA